One uncultured Draconibacterium sp. genomic window, GAATGTGTCTCGGTCATTGCTTCCTTCGGAATCATGCCGTATTTATCAACCAGATTTGCAAAGCTGCTCCACATTCCTCCATCGTCGATGGGCGATCGCAGGTACCACTGAACGTAACGATCATCAATCGGTTTGTCAGCGGTTTCAATCATATTGTTTAAGTAGAGGTTTGCCTTTTCAAACAAATCCCAGAAATAAAGGTAGTTTTGAGAGAACTCAAATGAATTCAGATTAAATACTTCCATTGCTTTTGGGCGGAAAAGATTTAATGAAGTAAACAACCAGCATCGACCCGATTTTTGTTGGTTGGTAATTCCTTTTACATCAACCCAGTACGTAAAATTATGATCGTCTTCGTTGATGTTTTCAAGGTTTTTGGCCAAATTATTAATGTCGTTGTTCGACAAAGCATTTTGCATTCCTTTGGTATAGGCATCCATTTTTAACGAATTCCTGATTTCTCCAATGGCATCTTTGTCGAGTTGTTGTGCCGAAAGCCCAAAAGCAAAAAGAAGCGCAAAAAGGGCCAAACTTAATTTTTTCATATATCGCATTTTTTTATCAGAAGCGTAAAAATAGTATAAAATGGATGCCACTAAACTGAGTAATGACAGGATATGAATGATTCTGCCTATTTTAGGTCGTCGATGTTCTTATTACGCACAAAGAATATATCTTTCCAATAACTCTGTTTTTTATCGGTTCTGAACCAGGTATTCGATGTGTTCAACGCCGCTTCCGCAGCAACCGCCAAGAACTTTCACACCCCATTTTTTATTGAGTTCCAACATTTGATCTCCCCATTCCTGAATGTTATCAACATGAAGACAGTCGGCATTTTCCAAATCGCAGTGGTCGAGTGATGAGGAATTGGCATTAAATGCAATCAATCGATGGAAGATGGATTTGTCTTGTTTTTCAGGAAGTAAAAACGAGGGGTGAGCACAATTTACCGCATAACCAAGTGGAGGTTTCGGTACTGAAGAATCGATTGTCTTTATGGCTTCGGCCAGTGTTGTGCCGTCCAGTATTTTTCCCTGGCGTGAAATTACAAAACTAATAATATAAGGCGTGTTAGTTTGTGCTGCTGCCCTGGCAATTCCAAGCGCTTCGCTTAAAGCCGGAATTGTTTCGCAAATCAGAAAATCGACGCCACCTTTTACCAGCTCGTTTATTTGCCAAGTGTGAAATTCCTGTGCTTCTTCAGCAGATAAAGCTTCTTCGGGAGTGTAACAATCGTTTTTACATCCGAACAATCCTCCAATTTTAATTTGTTGCGAAAAGTTTGGAAACTCATCTCTTATAGTTTGCATAAAATGGCAGGCATCCACGTTAATGGAAGAACGAACCTGGCTTGCTTTCACTCTTTCTGAATTGGTTCGCCAGGTTGGTGTTGTTAAAAAAATGGGAAGCCCGGCTTTTTCTGCAATCTGAATATAACTTTTGTAAATTCCAGAAAGAAATACTTTTTGTTCCTTGTAAATTAGAGGTGCGTTGGCAAGTGTTGGATGAAGTTTTATGTTTGATCTCCGAATGATCTCGTTTACAGAACCTTCGGCAAGTATAAATTTGTTTTGTAGTATGTTTTGCACAGTTGCTATTTTTTGGAGCTGCTAAGTTATAAATACTGGCAATTTATCGCCGATTTGAAATAGAAAGAAATCGCTGCTGATTTTGGATCACATTTAAATGCCGGTGGAGGAATTATTAATTCACCTGGATAAAACATTTTTCTCGCTACGCTGCGACTAGCTTTTTTCTTCAGCAAAAAAAGTCAGCACGAAGAAGGCATTTCTGAGCCCGCCGCTGACATGAAAATTACTAAAATTTAGCGAACTCCGCTAAAAGAAAAGAACTCCACTGACACTCCATTCTTCCGGTCAGTGTCAAACAGCTTTTCTTTTTTAACGCTGCATTCCCAAAATTTCTTAACGCATTTTCCTGAAGGCGGACTTACGACCTGCTAACCATGCAATATATTATAACATCCGTTCGCGAGTCGGCCTTTTTTGATCAAGAGCTGAATCAAAACAAAGCCTTACTGAGAGCGGGAAGCTCCGAATGCATGAGGAGATCACCCGTCCGAAGTTAGGCTTTGTAAGGATGAAGTACGATGATCAAAAGTAGCCTTGATCTTTGTGCATACTATTTGGATTAAGCCAAATAGTATGGCCTCCGGCAGGAAAGAAAGCACCACTTTTAAACAATCTATTCGATGATTAATTTATATTTCTGGCCAGAATAGTAGCGAACATAATTGCATAAAAAATTGAAATCCATCAGATTTACCGGTGATCCCTGATTTTTACGAGAATGGTGGTTGAATAGGGGCAAAAAAAAATCCTGTCACCGACAGGATTTTTTTCAACATGTAATATATAACTATGCTAGTTTTACATTCACGGCATTAAGACCTTTTTTACCTTCTTCTAAATCGAAAGTAACTTCGTCATTTTCCTGGATTTCGTCTTTACATCCACTGATGTGTACGAAATACTCTTTTGTTGATTCTGCGTCTTTAATGAAACCAAATCCTTTGGTGTCATTGAAGAACTTTACTGTTCCTTTATTCATGATATTTTTAAAAAATTAATGGGCGCAAAGTACAACTAATTATTGGAAAAATACCAATTAACATACACTTATCTCTGTTTTTCATAACATTGTACTGATATTTAGTATTTTATTTGACTTTTAATGAGTTAAAAGTTCAACAATAATGGAATATTTGAAAATTGAGATTACAATTTTATGGTTTCACATTGTACTTTGAATCACTTTTTTGCAATAGGAATCCAAATTTCTTCTTCCGATTCGGGATCGTTGTTTTTGTATTTTTCGCCCAAATTCTTTTATTTTCTCTTAACCTCCTGCAGTTCTTTGTTTTTTTTGCTCCAGGCCAGGCAGGCGGCATAAGTTGTTTCTGCATATGGTATCAGATCCTTAAAATCTGTTAGCAGGCGGTCTTCCACCAGGTCGTGTAATTCTCCACCTTTTTGGCTTGCAATAAATTTAAGTTTGTTAACCAACTTCTCGAGTTCTTTAATTTCTTCGCTCATACTTCTAATTTTATTGCTTGCGAAAGAAGCAAAGCGAATGCCAAAATCATAAATTTCTGATTTTTACAGGAATGAGTTTTTTTATCCTACATATATGTTGGTAATCGTCGTTAATTATCTACAAAAATGTGGGGATTGTTTCATTGCTATTCTTTATTGTCTGTTAATGTCCTTATCATCAGAGGCGACAAGATGCTGAAACAAGTTCAGCATGACGACCAAAAAAGGTTCTGACTTTCTACGAATAGTCATTTTCGGTTTTTACCAAACGGTAAAACATCAGTTCCTCCGTGTCGTTGGGCAGTGTGATGTATTTTTCGAAACGGAGGCCAATTTTCTCCAGTAATTTGCGCGAATTCTTATTGGCAGGAAGTGTAATCGCATTAATTTCTACCAGAGAGAACAGTTCAAAGCCCGCCGTTTTTATTTTATCCGCAGCTTCAAAAGCATATCCTTTTCCTTCGAATTCGGGTAAAAAGGCAAAACCAATGTCGATTCCTTCCAGGCCCACCCGGTCATTTAGTCCGCAAGTACCCAATTTTACATCATCGCTTTTTCGAATTACCATGTAATTGCCAAAACCCAGTCGTTTAAGTTGCGGGTACATTTTCTCTTTTATGTATTTACATGCCTCTTCAACCGATTTCACATTCCGATCGCCAATAAATTTTAACCACGACTCGCTGTTTAATAGCTTAAAAATAAATTCGGCATCATCTACCATGCACGGTCTAATAAATAAACGTTCGGTTTCGAATGTTTTGTAGCGTACTCCGTCAATCTGCATCTTCGTATTTTTTTGTAAATAAACGAAATTTTGACCATTGAAAGGTATGAATTCATGCTTCAAACTGACGCCTTTTTAAAAAAGGAAAGGCCTGCCGGAGCAAGCCTTTTCTTTTTTTATCAGAATTGGTCTTATTTCGAGTTGATGTAAATTCCCTGTAAATCTTTTGCCTTTACAACCGGAACCAGTTTAAAGGTAAAGTTGAAATTTTTATCTAAAAGCCGGTATTTTTCAATCGGGCGTGCGTTTATTGACCACGAATCGTTTCCTCCAATTCCGGCCATTGCACCACTTATGTTTACAGTTAGTTTATCTGCTTTTTGCAGTTCGGTAGGATGCTGTGCGACACGAATATTTTCGGCAGTGTAGGGCCAAACCGAAGTTTGTACCGGATTCTCGCCAAGTACCATTAGACCACTTTTTGCCGCATCGGTTAAAGCAAGCCAACGCACGCAGGTAAAATTACTGCTTTCCTGCGGTTTGGTGTAGTTGTAGTAAAAATCGTCAACTGTGCCCGAGAAGACATCAACTTCGGCAGCGTAGTTACGATCCCAGTAATTTTCGAAAGGGCCTTTGCCGTAAAAGCTCATTTCCTGCAGCCCGGTTGATACGCCCATTTCCATACCAATGCGAATTGGTTCAGGCATATTTTCAGGTATCGTCAAATCAAAATTTACTTTTACAATTCCATCAGGAGCAAAGGTATAACTTAACTTAAGCACTAATCCTTCATAAGTAAGTTCTGCAATTATACTTGATGCGGCAGCATTTACTTCCAGGTTTTTAACGACCAGTTTTTCAGGAAGGTGTTCCCAAACTCCGATCAGGTTCTGAGCACGCCAGCCACGTTCGTCGTTATCGGTTAATGGCCGCCAGAAATTTGGTGTTAAAGCTGCGTTTATAAGTTTTGAATTTCCACTTTCGTAAATGCTAATTAAACCGGAAGCTTTGTTTACAAGAACTTTAAATCCTTTTCCGGTTACTTCAATGTTAGTATCCGTTTCGTTGAATTGTGGCTTGGCCAGTTTGTTGGTTTTGCTGGCTAACTCCGGTGTTTCAAGCGGTAATTTGAATTGTTGTTTTGCCAACTCGTGCCCGGCTTTTGCCCAGCTTTTATCCTCTTTTAATTGAATGCTCAAATGCACCCAATATTCCGAATTTGCTTTTGCATTTATTACCGGTAAAGGTATTTGTACAACCTTCGATTCGCCCGGATTTAAACTAAATCCGTTGATTGTTCCCGATTTAATCTGAGTTCCATTCTCACTGAGAGTCCATATAAAATCAAACTCGTTAGCATTACTAAAGTTGAAACGGTTTAAGAGCCGGATCAATCCATTTTCCAGATCAACCGCGGTAAATTGGATGGGTTGCATTACATATTTGGCCTCCCAGGTTTGTGGTTTTGGCGTGCGGTCGGATGCAATTACCCCGTTCATACAAAAATTATTGTCGTTGGGTTTGTCTCCAAAGTCGCCACCGTAGGCAAAAAATTCATTTCCGTTTTCGTCTTTCTTTGTAACGCCCTGGTCAATCCAGTCCCAAATAAAACCACCAATTAAATTCGGGTAAGCATACATTAAATCCCAGTATTCCTGAAAATTTCCAAGCGAATTTCCCATGGCATGTGCATATTCGCATTCCATAATCGGGCGACTTATATATGGACTTTTAGCGAGTTTCTCCAGATCTTCGAGGTTGGCGTACATACGGCTGATTACATCAACATATGCAGGATCGGTAGGATTTGCAGTACGTCCCAGCTCACGATACTCAGGCGAACCATAAGCCTTATAATCGTTGTGTTCCGGACTTCCCTGTGCTCCTTCGTAATGAACAAAGCGCGTTGGATCGAAATCTTTAACAAATCCGGCAGCACTGGCGTGGTTTGGGCCACAGCCCGACTCGTTACCCAACGACCAGGAAATGATTGAGGGGTGGTTTTTATCGCGTTTAACCATTCGGACTACACGATCGGTAAACGCCATGTGCCATTCCGACTGGTTGCTTAAATAGCCCATTAACCCATGTGTTTCAATGTTCGCTTCGTCCATTACGTAAATGCCATATTTGTCGCATAAATCGTAAAAATACGGGTCGTTGGGGTAGTGGCTGGTTCGTACTGCATTAAAATTGAATTGTTTCATCAGCTGTACGTCTTGTTCCATTTCGTTTCGAGTTACTGATTTTCCACGCAAATGACTGTGGTCGTGGCGGTTTACTCCGTAAAGTTTTATCGATTTTCCGTTTACCAGCAGTTGTCCGTTTTTAATTTCCACTTCGCGGAATCCAACTTTCGCCGAGCGTGCTTCCACTGTGTTTCCTTCCGCATCTTTTAAGCATAAAACCAAAGTATAAAGCACCGGTTTTTCTGCCGACCATTTTTCGGGAGAGCTAATTTTCTCTTCCATAATTCCGAAATACACATTGTCGCGCTGAGGATAAGCTTCGTAAATGATGGAATGTACGTCTTTGGTAATTGGCTTAGGCAAAACTTTTTCGTTGTTTGGCGAATAGAGTTCCGCTTCAAGGGTCCAGTCTTTTGTATCTACATCAGCTCCCCGGGTTATGGTTGGACGAATTTGTAGCAGTGCATTCTGGTAGTTGTCATCCAAACGGGTTCGAACAAAAAAGTCTTCGATGGCCACTTTCGGTTGAGCCAAAAGCATTACTTCACGATGAATTCCACTCATTCGCCAATGGTCCTGATCTTCGAGGTAACTTCCGTCGCTCCAGCGGAAAACCTGGACTGTCAACTTGTTTTCGCCGGTTTTTACAAAGTTTGTAATATCGAATTCGGCCGGCAAACGACTGTCCTGACTGTAGCCAACTTTTTTGCCATTCACATAAACGTACATTGCCGAGCTAACTCCGCCAAAATGCAGAATAATTTTTTGCTTGTTCCAATCGGCGGGAATTGTGAATGTTTTTGCATAGGATCCTACCGGATTATCGCGATCAATAAAAGGAGGCTGTGGAATATTTTTTACAATAACATCGGCATAAAACCGGCTGTAAATTTCACTATTCGAAAGTCCTTCCGGAACGTCGTAGTTCGCCTTGTACCAGGCTATTGGATCTTCCATGTCTTCGAGCGATAATTGCGGCCCAAACGGATATCCCGAATTACGGTAAATTGGAGTGCCGTAACCGTGCATTTCCCAATTCGATGGTACCTCAATATCATCCCATGTAGAAACATCAGCATCGAAAAAATTAAGTGGGCGGTCTTCCGATTTTTCAACAAAATTAAACTTCCACGTTCCGTTCAGGGAGATCATCCTCGATTCCTCACGATTGCCGTTAAGCGCCTGTTCTCCTGATTTGAATGAATAAGAAGT contains:
- a CDS encoding homocysteine S-methyltransferase family protein; amino-acid sequence: MQNILQNKFILAEGSVNEIIRRSNIKLHPTLANAPLIYKEQKVFLSGIYKSYIQIAEKAGLPIFLTTPTWRTNSERVKASQVRSSINVDACHFMQTIRDEFPNFSQQIKIGGLFGCKNDCYTPEEALSAEEAQEFHTWQINELVKGGVDFLICETIPALSEALGIARAAAQTNTPYIISFVISRQGKILDGTTLAEAIKTIDSSVPKPPLGYAVNCAHPSFLLPEKQDKSIFHRLIAFNANSSSLDHCDLENADCLHVDNIQEWGDQMLELNKKWGVKVLGGCCGSGVEHIEYLVQNR
- a CDS encoding cold shock domain-containing protein, which codes for MNKGTVKFFNDTKGFGFIKDAESTKEYFVHISGCKDEIQENDEVTFDLEEGKKGLNAVNVKLA
- a CDS encoding CCE_0567 family metalloprotein, translated to MSEEIKELEKLVNKLKFIASQKGGELHDLVEDRLLTDFKDLIPYAETTYAACLAWSKKNKELQEVKRK
- a CDS encoding GNAT family N-acetyltransferase, producing MQIDGVRYKTFETERLFIRPCMVDDAEFIFKLLNSESWLKFIGDRNVKSVEEACKYIKEKMYPQLKRLGFGNYMVIRKSDDVKLGTCGLNDRVGLEGIDIGFAFLPEFEGKGYAFEAADKIKTAGFELFSLVEINAITLPANKNSRKLLEKIGLRFEKYITLPNDTEELMFYRLVKTENDYS
- a CDS encoding glycoside hydrolase family 2 TIM barrel-domain containing protein codes for the protein MKNLIFIFLFLFATVALAQNNEWEDPTFIAKNKMPARATSYSFKSGEQALNGNREESRMISLNGTWKFNFVEKSEDRPLNFFDADVSTWDDIEVPSNWEMHGYGTPIYRNSGYPFGPQLSLEDMEDPIAWYKANYDVPEGLSNSEIYSRFYADVIVKNIPQPPFIDRDNPVGSYAKTFTIPADWNKQKIILHFGGVSSAMYVYVNGKKVGYSQDSRLPAEFDITNFVKTGENKLTVQVFRWSDGSYLEDQDHWRMSGIHREVMLLAQPKVAIEDFFVRTRLDDNYQNALLQIRPTITRGADVDTKDWTLEAELYSPNNEKVLPKPITKDVHSIIYEAYPQRDNVYFGIMEEKISSPEKWSAEKPVLYTLVLCLKDAEGNTVEARSAKVGFREVEIKNGQLLVNGKSIKLYGVNRHDHSHLRGKSVTRNEMEQDVQLMKQFNFNAVRTSHYPNDPYFYDLCDKYGIYVMDEANIETHGLMGYLSNQSEWHMAFTDRVVRMVKRDKNHPSIISWSLGNESGCGPNHASAAGFVKDFDPTRFVHYEGAQGSPEHNDYKAYGSPEYRELGRTANPTDPAYVDVISRMYANLEDLEKLAKSPYISRPIMECEYAHAMGNSLGNFQEYWDLMYAYPNLIGGFIWDWIDQGVTKKDENGNEFFAYGGDFGDKPNDNNFCMNGVIASDRTPKPQTWEAKYVMQPIQFTAVDLENGLIRLLNRFNFSNANEFDFIWTLSENGTQIKSGTINGFSLNPGESKVVQIPLPVINAKANSEYWVHLSIQLKEDKSWAKAGHELAKQQFKLPLETPELASKTNKLAKPQFNETDTNIEVTGKGFKVLVNKASGLISIYESGNSKLINAALTPNFWRPLTDNDERGWRAQNLIGVWEHLPEKLVVKNLEVNAAASSIIAELTYEGLVLKLSYTFAPDGIVKVNFDLTIPENMPEPIRIGMEMGVSTGLQEMSFYGKGPFENYWDRNYAAEVDVFSGTVDDFYYNYTKPQESSNFTCVRWLALTDAAKSGLMVLGENPVQTSVWPYTAENIRVAQHPTELQKADKLTVNISGAMAGIGGNDSWSINARPIEKYRLLDKNFNFTFKLVPVVKAKDLQGIYINSK